Proteins co-encoded in one Stomoxys calcitrans chromosome 5, idStoCalc2.1, whole genome shotgun sequence genomic window:
- the LOC106091745 gene encoding peptidyl-prolyl cis-trans isomerase H: protein MPTWNQIQSQLRNPNNPVVFFDISVGTTEIGRMIFELFADTVPKTSENFRQFCTGEYQPDGVPLGYKGASFHRVIKDFMIQGGDFVHGDGTGVMSIYGNTFSDENFTLKHDSPGLLSMANSGKDTNGCQFFITCAKCNFLDGKHVVFGRVLDGLLIMRKIENVPTGPNNKPKLPVLISQCGQM, encoded by the exons ATGCCTACATGGAATCAAATACAATCACAATTAAGAAATCCAAACAATCCTGTGGTCTTCTTTGACATTTCTGTTGGAACGACG GAAATTGGCCGCATGATTTTCGAGTTATTCGCTGATACTGTTCCcaaaacaagtgaaaatttccgccaattttGTACAGGAGAATATCAGCCAGATGGAGTGCCGCTTGGTTATAAGGGAGCAAGTTTCCATCGTGTTATCAAGGACTTCATGATACAGGGCGGCGATTTTGTTCAT GGTGATGGCACAGGCGTGATGAGCATTTACGGCAATACATTTTCAGATGAAAATTTTACCTTGAAACACGACAGTCCTGGTCTTTTATCCATGGCAAATAGCGGCAAGGATACAAATGGTTGCCAATTTTTCATAACTTGTGCAAAGTGCAACTTTTTGGATGGTAAGCATGTGGTTTTCGGCCGTGTTCTTGATGGACTTTTGATAATGCGAAAAATTGAGAATGTACCGACGGGGCCAAACAATAAACCCAAGTTACCTGTGCTGATTTCACAGTGTGGACAAATGTAA